A genomic region of Anopheles aquasalis chromosome Y, idAnoAquaMG_Q_19, whole genome shotgun sequence contains the following coding sequences:
- the LOC126580021 gene encoding GDP-fucose protein O-fucosyltransferase 2, giving the protein MKLPWVVRGHTPRTGFITYIRLAPWLLLLLLLLLPRAHCARQSVQSTNVASHGDVCDWRELFLLAFQCEQRPVGPVLYLLYDVNPSEGFNLRRDVYIRMAVLVKYLRTQPGYRRTRLVLPPWSNLVHWRSHTIDQSQLMWSQFFDLPSLKLYTDVLDMDEFFKAYRRGYGHGNSALDVVEVDEVYKLRHFDNMFEQDGAFVDKFEEHVCPKSEAAAWPYFFGYGNFTARDVTCLHFQGSALLLHRLLRAKRQRSPAGERRAARTVLVLNAEIVLHDLWGNGDYWEARRSMRFARHLIEVADRFRLSQLNSTDEHEGTVRPARWTDEHGDANRDVRERRVAQGGQYLCAHLRRADFLYGRDRTTPTVQSAALQIRAKLIELGLRTVFVASDCSRTEFYNLRNYLKRFRVVRFEPESYEQRTVLKDGGIAIIDQIVCSHAYYFVGTYESTFTYRIYEEREILGFPTERTFNTLCKSEKDVEEGCEQNAVWPIVY; this is encoded by the exons ATGAAACTACCGTGGGTGGTCAGAGGCCACACACCACGCACCGGATTCA taACCTACATACGGTTAGCACcttggctgttgctgctgctgctgctgctgttaccgaGAGCGCACTGTGCACGGCAATCTGTGCAATCGACAAACGTCGCAAGTCACGGGGATGTATGCGATTGGCGCGAGCTGTTCTTGCTCGCGTTCCAATGTGAGCAGCGTCCAGTCGGGCCGGTTCTCTACCTGCTGTACGATGTGAACCCGAGCGAAGGGTTCAACCTGCGCCGGGACGTGTACATCCggatggcggtgctggtgaagtACCTGCGGACACAGCCGGGCTACCGACGCACGCGGCTCGTGCTGCCACCGTGGTCCAACCTGGTACACTGGCGCAGCCATACCATCGACCAGAGCCAGCTGATGTGGAGCCAGTTCTTCGATCTGCCGAGCCTGAAGCTCTACACCGACGTGCTGGATATGGATGAGTTTTTCAAGGCGTACAGGCGAGGGTACGGCCACGGGAACTCGGCGCTCGATGTGGTCGAGGTAGACGAGGTGTACAAGCTGCGACACTTTGATAATATGTTCGAGCAGGACGGTGCGTTCGTGGACAAGTTCGAGGAGCACGTGTGCCCAAAGAGCGAGGCAGCGGCGTGGCCGTACTTTTTCGGGTACGGCAACTTTACCGCGCGTGACGTCACCTGCCTGCACTTTCAGGGTagcgcgctgctgcttcatcggctgctgcgagcgaaacggcaACGGTCACCCGCGGGGGAACGGCGTGCCGCCCGCACCGTGCTCGTGCTGAATGCGGAAATTGTGCTGCACGACCTGTGGGGCAACGGTGACTACTGGGAGGCGCGCCGATCAATGCGCTTCGCCCGTCACCTGATTGAGGTAGCGGATCGTTTCCGATTATCCCAGCTTAACTCAACCGACGAGCATGAGGGCACGGTGCGGCCAGCTCGCTGGACTGACGAGCACGGCGACGCTAACCGCGACGTTCGGGAGCGGCGAGTGGCGCAGGGTGGCCAGTATCTGTGCGCCCATCTGCGTCGAGCCGATTTCCTGTACGGGCGCGACCGCACCACCCCCACCGTACAGTCGGCCGCCCTGCAGATACGCGCTAAGCTGATCGAGCTCGGCCTGCGCACCGTGTTCGTCGCGTCGGATTGCTCACGGACCGAGTTCTACAATCTGCGGAACTACCTGAAGCGGTTTCGGGTGGTACGCTTCGAGCCGGAAAGCTATGAGCAGCGCACGGTGCTGAAGGACGGTGGCATCGCGATAATCGATCAGATCGTCTGCTCGCACGCGTACTACTTCGTCGGCACGTACGAGTCCACCTTCACCTATCGCATCTACGAGGAGCGAGAAATCCTCGGGTTTCCCACCGAGCGCACCTTCAACACGCTGTGCAAGAGCGAAAAGGACGTGGAGGAGGGCTGCGAGCAGAACGCAGTTTGGCCGATCGTCTACTGA
- the LOC126579994 gene encoding lipid storage droplets surface-binding protein 2-like has product MSSKVQQSAENGNGAANGGQQQQQQQQQHTGTEPEANTGGTNVHALLPHLESIDRMMGLPVVDATWQQTQMVYGRVKDSNRLFTWALGTVEDLVCRAANASAPLVQFVDRPLQLVDQTLVRGIDRLELNAPILKEQPAEIYQQARTRVLETVKPHIERVCDLRSASQQRAATLKELSWRKANEVLATQYGCLAVDGLDATATVAERLLDYYFPKTEKDEEFEDDNAPVGAKEDPVLHTVQTVGRLSNKVARRVYRTVSQRVKSLGLQDVRDYVATLVAVLRLTQYLNFINEKPSLVEEDTTSANGPAAAAATSSSSPSSSSTSTSNTETPKTTTIPANDDVFTMSVTTAVEDNTLKKRRVL; this is encoded by the exons ATGTCGTCGAAAGTGCAACAATCAGCAGAGAACGGGAACGGTGCCGCcaatggtggccagcagcagcagcagcagcagcagcagcataccggCACCGAGCCAGAAGCCAACACCGGGGGCACCAATGTGCACGCATTGTTGCCGCAccttgaatcgatcgatcggatgatGGGACTGCCGGTAGTCGACGCCACCTGGCAGCAAACCCAGATGGTGTACGGACGGGTCAAAG ATTCGAATCGATTGTTTACTTGGGCGCTCGGTACGGTGGAGGATTTGGTGTGCCGGGCGGCGAACGCCTCGGCCCCACTGGTCCAGTTCGTTGACCGTCCGCTGCAGCTCGTCGACCAGACGCTGGTGCGCGGTATCGACCGGCTCGAGCTGAACGCGCCGATCCTGAAGGAACAACCGGCCGAAATCTACCAGCAGGCCCGCACGCGCGTCCTCGAGACCGTGAAACCGCACATCGAGCGGGTGTGCGACCTCCGGTCCGCCTCGCAGCAGCGTGCGGCCACACTGAAGGAGCTGTCCTGGCGGAAGGCGAACGAGGTACTGGCCACCCAGTACGGTTGTCTCGCCGTCGACGGCCTGGACGCGACGGCCACGGTAGCGGAGCGTCTGCTCGACTACTATTTCCCCAAGACGGAAAAGGACGAAGAGTTCGAGGACGATAATG CACCGGTTGGCGCGAAGGAGGATCCGGTACTACACACGGTCCAGACCGTCGGTCGGCTCTCGAACAAGGTGGCTCGCCGCGTCTACCGTACCGTGTCGCAGCGCGTCAAGTCGCTCGGTTTGCAGGACGTCCGGGACTACGTCGCCACGCTCGTTGCGGTCCTGCGCCTCACGCAGTACCTCAACTTCATCAACGAGAAGCCCTCGTTAGTGGAGGAAGATACTACCAGTGCGAacggtcctgctgctgctgctgcgacctcctcatcctctccctcctcttcctccacctccacttCTAACACGGAAACGCCCAAAACTACCACGATCCccgccaacgacgacgtctTCACCATGAGCGTCACCACAGCCGTAGAGGATAACACgttgaagaagagaagagtgcTGTAA
- the LOC126579993 gene encoding frizzled-3-like: MTLAGGGRRKGRWRQWPLALATLVVSALSYHGGTVALEELRCERIALGACQNLEYNMTIASADQHEPLLFGGELPHPDNGTARVRWVSAERLVSSLRPIIRSGCSKQALFLFCSSLFPLCSPNAPRPVYPCRSLCEQVRRDCFNDPVSAKLWPDYLDCRLLPQPEKHELCMQVGSAADAAASGPATSQPAVPTVVTEVPLLAGQSQPASASSLATPPPVQPPSVVATGSAIVNGWPPLNLSSFLKHHNHNTHQNVNHLNQQQPATVGKAPEQPGWLGGGSLVLPSEDGRRTTELLLERSGGAPGWPCPVNYSLEYDRCVPRCGPAIDALYSRAQKELVEWWTLVLSASCFIFTLMSLVTFWARANGRLDYPDRPILFMVLCYNLLGLCYLERTILHQGGDHRLQTEVRTGGGDATPASAAGGGVSSTLDLALMLIPSATSDSVTGGDVSAAATAAAAAAAAAVVDCTIASSQCLAYYIIKHYLLLSASTWWLIFALCWYLSTAKQWSSEALERRSGLFHVLAWVVPFAVPIVALLRGNIQRFELTGFCTAIGLAEELPALVLLLSGAVLVLLALCALGRLRTGWNQRAHLSRLFAHVLTFAVCYLVPAVAATVCRMLERVEHELEPCLVAGVGAAGRCPRTAGYFSTLPTLLRLALTLLGGGGVAIWLWVRQSTDLTSGTGNSALPKGCTTSGYGYCSPINTTVAPTTDRCSIRKVGPGTTGTVRTPSRCSSAAPAAAPAAAAAPSLRTTRTASSQQATTRTYTTTRAPFAVQHQPARAGRSLDGAAKTHKYCYVYQPTHGIPNDLHTARSAPQCAAARTQQQRQSQTPAGYVPVRTVRRSFRPVGPLSMITRI, translated from the exons ATGACACTGGCTGGCGGAGGACGAAGGAAAGGACGGTGGCGCCAGTGGCCGCTGGCCCTTGCCACACTAGTGGTGTCCGCGCTCAGCTACCACGGTGGCACGGTAGCCCTGGAGGAGCTACGGTGTGAACGGATCGCACTCGGTGCCTGCCAGAACCTCGAGTACAACATGACGATCGCTTCGGCCGACCAGCACGAGCCGCTGCTGTTCGGTGGCGAGCTGCCACATCCGGACAATGGTACCGCCCGGGTGCGATGGGTCAGTGCAGAGCGCCTG GTTAGTTCGTTGCGTCCGatcatccggtccggttgctCCAAGCAGGCCCTCTTCCTGTTCTGCTCGTCCCTGTTTCCGCTCTGCTCACCGAACGCACCGCGGCCGGTCTACCCGTGCCGGTCACTGTGCGAGCAGGTGCGACGCGACTGCTTCAACGATCCGGTCAGCGCGAAACTGTGGCCGGACTACCTCGACTGCCGTTTGCTGCCACAACCGGAGAAGCACGAGCTGTGTATGCAGGTCGGTTCAGcagcggatgctgctgcctcggGACCGGCGACCAGTCAACCAGCGGTCCCTACGGTCGTTACGGAGGTCCCCCTACTGGCCGGTCAATCGCAGCCGGCGTCGGCATCGTCTTTGGCGACACCGCCACCCGTTCAACCACCGTCTGTTGTCGCGACCGGTTCAGCCATCGTCAATGGGTGGCCTCCGCTGAACCTGAGCTCGTTTCTGAAGcatcacaaccacaacacccATCAAAACGTCAATCAcctcaaccagcagcaaccagcaacagtggGAAAGGCCCCGGAACAGCCGGGTTGGCTTGGCGGTGGCTCACTCGTGCTACCATCGGAGGATGGACGGCGGACGACGGAGCTACTGTTGGAACGGTCTGGTGGTGCGCCCGGTTGGCCCTGTCCGGTGAACTACAGCCTCGAGTATGATCGGTGCGTGCCGCGGTGTGGTCCCGCGATCGATGCCCTGTACAGCCGGGCCCAGAAGGAGCTGGTCGAGTGGTGGACGCTCGTCCTGTCCGCCAGTTGCTTCATCTTCACGCTGATGTCGCTGGTGACGTTCTGGGCTCGGGCAAACGGCCGTCTCGACTATCCGGACCGGCCGATCCTGTTCATGGTGCTCTGCTACAATCTGCTCGGTTTGTGCTACCTCGAGCGTACCATCCTGCACCAGGGCGGTGACCACCGGTTACAGACGGAGGTGCGAACAGGCGGCGGCGAcgcaacaccagcatcagcagcaggtgggGGAGTGAGCAGCACCCTCGACCTAGCACTCATGCTGATACCTTCGGCGACTTCGGACTCGGTTACTGGCGGTGACGTTTCGGCGGCGgcgaccgctgctgctgctgctgctgctgctgctgttgtcgacTGTACCATCGCCAGCTCGCAGTGCCTGGCGTACTACATCATCAAGCACTACTTGCTACTGAGTGCCAGCACCTGGTGGTTGATCTTTGCCCTCTGCTGGTACCTCAGCACGGCCAAGCAGTGGTCGAGCGAGGCGCTCGAGCGGCGCTCCGGTCTGTTTCACGTCCTTGCCTGGGTCGTACCATTCGCCGTCCCGATCGTGGCGCTGCTCCGCGGCAACATCCAGCGCTTCGAGCTTACCGGCTTCTGTACGGCGATCGGGCTGGCCGAGGAGCTGCCGgcgctggtactgctgctgagCGGGGcggtcctggtgctgctggccctgTGTGCGCTCGGCCGACTGCGGACCGGCTGGAATCAGCGGGCCCACCTGTCGCGCCTCTTTGCCCACGTGCTGACGTTCGCCGTCTGCTACCTGgtaccggcggtggcggccaccgtCTGTCGGATGCTCGAGCGTGTCGAGCACGAGCTGGAACCGTGCCTGGTGGCCGGGGTCGGGGCCGCCGGACGGTGTCCCCGGACAGCCGGCTACTTCTCCACCCTGCCGACGCTACTTCGGCTCGCCCTTACCCTGCTCGGGGGTGGTGGCGTCGCTATCTGGCTCTGGGTGCGCCAATCGACCGATCTCACCAGCGGTACCGGTAACAGCGCCCTTCCGAAAGGGTGCACTACCTCTGGTTACGGTTACTGTTCGCCAATTAACACCACCGTTGCTCCGACGACCGATCGATGTTCGATTCGGAAGGTCGGACccggcaccaccggtacgGTGCGGACGCCTTCACGCTGCTCCagtgctgctccggctgctgctccggctgctgctgctgcgccatcATTGCGGACTACTCGGACAGCAAGCTCACAGCAGGCGACCACGCGCACCTATACAACCACACGGGCTCCTTTCGcggtgcagcaccagccagccagggctGGCCGCTCGCTGGATGGTGCGGCCAAGACGCACAAGTACTGCTACGTGTACCAGCCGACGCACGGCATCCCCAACGATCTCCATACAGCACGGTCCGCACCGCAATGTGCTGCGGCtcgaacgcagcagcagcgacagtcGCAGACGCCAGCTGGCTACGTGCCGGTGCGCACCGTTCGCAGAAGCTTTCGCCCGGTGGGGCCACTCTCGATGATAACGAGGATTTGA